From Cannabis sativa cultivar Pink pepper isolate KNU-18-1 chromosome 8, ASM2916894v1, whole genome shotgun sequence, a single genomic window includes:
- the LOC115698630 gene encoding putative pentatricopeptide repeat-containing protein At2g01510, with the protein MISSHRTNAIQKLASVGTFQVQSSFKTSFNADSIIDARIIKTGFDPNICRSNFKVMDAVRRGNISHAHGLLDQMPHKNTITTNLMLSSCVKQGNISAARELFDSMLQRTAVTWTILIGGYSQRNDFSEAFKLFAEMHRRGTQPDYVTFATLLSGCTDVDIACEVAQVHAHIIKFGFNLVLMVSNTLIDSYCKTCCLDLAYRVFKEMPMRDSVTFNALITGYSKGDLNEEAIKLFLEMQNCGCKPSDFTFAAVLSAGIGLDDLKFGQQVHGFVVKTNFVWNVFVGNALLEFYSKHDYPIESRRLFNEMPELDGVSYNIMITGYAWIGQFRESLDLFQVLQSTKFDRRQFPFATMLSIAAITSNLEMGRQLHSHTIVTTAVSEILVANALVDMYAKSNRFKEAKAIFSNLSHRSKIPWTAMISAYVQNGLHEEGLELFKEMQRENVSADQATFASILRACANVASLSLGRQLHGSLIRSGFISNVFSGSALLDMYAKCGSMRDAIQTFREMPMRNLVSWNALISAYAQHGDGEGTFRSFEQMVQSGFVPDSVSFLSVLSACSHCGLVEEGLKYFDSMTRLYKLVPKREHYASMIDVLCRSGLFDKAEKLMAEMPFELDEIIWSSILNACRIHKNQELATKAANQLFNMAELRDAAPYVTMSNIYAAAGEWDSVGKIKKAMRERGVKKITAHSWVEIKHKVHVFTANDKSHPQMSDIKRKLDSLAILMEKEGYKPDTSCSLHNEEEEIRLESLKYHSERLAIAYALVSTPEGTPIVVMKNLRACTDCHTAIKFISKIVQRKITVRDSSRFHHFRDGFCSCGDYW; encoded by the coding sequence ATGATCAGTTCGCACCGAACAAATGCAATTCAAAAACTTGCCAGTGTTGGGACTTTCCAAGTTCAGTCTTCTTTTAAAACATCATTCAATGCCGACAGCATCATTGATGCCCGTATTATCAAAACGGGATTCGATCCCAACATATGTCGCTCAAACTTCAAGGTTATGGATGCTGTTCGAAGGGGCAATATATCTCATGCACATGGCTTGCTTGATCAAATGCCTCACAAGAATACTATCACCACTAATCTCATGCTTTCTAGCTGTGTAAAACAAGGAAACATTTCTGCTGCTAGAGAATTGTTTGATAGCATGCTTCAACGGACAGCTGTAACATGGACAATACTTATTGGTGGTTACTCACAACGTAATGATTTCTCCGAGGCCTTTAAGCTTTTTGCTGAGATGCACAGGAGGGGAACACAACCAGATTATGTGACTTTTGCAACCCTCTTATCTGGATGCACTGATGTGGACATTGCCTGTGAAGTAGCTCAAGTTCATGCCCATATTATTAAATTTGGGTTCAATTTGGTCCTCATGGTTAGCAATACATTGATCGACTCATATTGCAAAACATGTTGTCTTGACTTGGCTTATAGGGTGTTCAAGGAAATGCCCATGAGAGATTCTGTGACGTTCAATGCATTGATAACAGGCTACTCAAAGGGCGACCTTAATGAAGAGGCAATTAAGCTCTTTTTGGAAATGCAAAATTGTGGCTGCAAGCCTTCAGATTTCACTTTTGCAGCTGTGTTGAGTGCTGGTATTGGTTTGGATGACTTAAAATTTGGGCAACAAGTCCACGGGTTTGTGGTGAAGACTAATTTTGTTTGGAACGTCTTTGTGGGCAATGCATTGCTTGAGTTTTATTCCAAACATGACTATCCAATTGAATCAAGGAGACTTTTCAATGAAATGCCTGAATTGGATGGTGTTTCTTATAACATAATGATCACTGGTTATGCATGGATTGGGCAGTTCAGAGAATCTCTTGATCTATTCCAAGTGCTGCAATCTACCAAGTTTGATAGAAGGCAATTTCCATTCGCAACTATGTTAAGCATAGCAGCAATTACTTCAAACTTAGAAATGGGTCGGCAACTCCATTCCCACACCATTGTGACAACAGCTGTTTCCGAAATTTTGGTTGCGAATGCCTTGGTTGACATGTATGCCAAAAGTAATAGGTTTAAGGAGGCCAAagcaatattttctaatttgaGCCACAGAAGTAAAATCCCATGGACTGCCATGATCTCAGCTTATGTTCAGAATGGTCTTCATGAAGAAGGCCTAGAATTGTTTAAAGAAATGCAAAGAGAAAATGTTAGTGCTGACCAGGCCACTTTTGCTAGTATCTTGCGAGCCTGTGCAAATGTGGCATCACTCTCTCTTGGAAGACAGTTACATGGATCTTTAATTAGATCAGGATTCATATCCAATGTGTTCTCTGGAAGTGCCCTTTTAGATATGTATGCAAAATGTGGATCCATGAGAGATGCAATTCAAACATTTCGAGAGATGCCCATGAGGAATCTAGTCTCTTGGAATGCTTTGATATCAGCTTATGCACAACATGGAGATGGTGAGGGCACTTTTAGATCCTTTGAACAGATGGTCCAGTCAGGATTTGTACCAGATTCGGTCAGCTTCCTTAGTGTTCTAAGCGCCTGTAGCCACTGTGGGCTTGTAGAAGAAGGATTGAAGTATTTCGACTCCATGACTCGCTTGTATAAACTTGTTCCAAAGAGAGAACACTATGCATCAATGATTGACGTGTTGTGTAGAAGTGGACTCTTCGATAAGGCAGAGAAGTTAATGGCTGAAATGCCTTTTGAGCTTGATGAGATCATCTGGTCATCAATACTAAACGCATGTCGAATTCATAAGAATCAAGAATTAGCAACTAAAGCAGCAAATCAGCTTTTCAACATGGCAGAACTAAGAGATGCTGCTCCTTATGTAACCATGTCAAATATTTATGCAGCTGCAGGTGAGTGGGATAGTGTTGGGAAAATAAAAAAGGCCATGAGGGAGAGAGGGGTCAAAAAGATAACAGCACACAGCTGGGTTGAGATTAAACATAAAGTTCATGTATTCACAGCAAATGATAAAAGCCATCCACAGATGAGTGACATTAAAAGAAAGCTTGATTCATTGGCTATTCTGATGGAAAAGGAAGGGTATAAACCTGACACAAGCTGTTCTCTACACAATGAGGAAGAGGAAATTAGATTAGAGTCCCTAAAGTATCATAGCGAACGGTTAGCAATTGCTTATGCACTTGTTAGTACACCAGAAGGGACGCCCATTGTGGTGATGAAGAATTTAAGAGCATGCACAGATTGCCATACCGCAATTAAGTTCATCTCTAAGATTGTCCAAAGGAAGATCACAGTCAGGGATTCAAGCAGGTTTCATCATTTTAGAGATGGCTTTTGTTCTTGTGGTGATTATTGGTGA
- the LOC115698631 gene encoding F-box/kelch-repeat protein At5g15710, with protein sequence MGDIGESSEFGSGVNTRNGFCHEEVRCPKQISPVRGGGSRNTSPLGRVGSRNTSPSRQKVIKTKPRGLDEETAATFAKAVHPDVQMEDNIWAMLPEDLLNEILARVPPFMIFRLRCVCRRWNLILQDSSFLKFHSQAPSHGPCLLTFWKNSQTPQCSVFSLPLKTWYRIPFTFLPQWAFWLVGSSGGLICFSGLDGLTFRTLVCNPLTQTWRALPTMHYNQQRQLIMVVDRKQRSFKVIATSDIYGDKSLPTEVYDSRLNSWFLHQIMPAVNLCSSKMAYCDSRLYLETLSPLGLMMYKLDTGYWEHIPAKFPRSLLDGYLVAGTQKRLFLVGRIGLYSTLQSMRIWELDHAKVMWVEISRMPPKYFRALLRLSAERFECFGQDNLICFTSWNQGKGLLYDVDKKSWSWIGGCALQSYNSQVCFYEPRFDASIC encoded by the coding sequence ATGGGTGATATTGGAGAATCTTCTGAATTTGGGTCTGGAGTGAATACGAGAAATGGGTTTTGTCATGAAGAAGTGAGATGTCCGAAGCAAATTTCCCCTGTTAGAGGTGGTGGGTCGAGGAATACGAGTCCATTAGGTCGTGTCGGATCGAGAAACACTAGTCCATCTAGGCAGAAGGTGATCAAGACAAAGCCTCGAGGATTGGATGAGGAAACGGCTGCCACATTTGCTAAAGCAGTTCACCCGGATGTTCAGATGGAAGATAATATCTGGGCAATGTTGCCTGAGGATTTGCTGAATGAGATTTTAGCTAGGGTTCCTCCATTTATGATATTTCGGCTTCGTTGTGTTTGTAGAAGGTGGAATTTAATCCTTCAAGATAGTAGCTTTCTCAAATTCCATTCCCAAGCGCCTTCTCACGGGCCTTGTCTTCTTACATTCTGGAAGAATTCACAGACTCCGCAATGTTCGGTATTCAGCTTGCCATTAAAGACATGGTATAGGATTCCTTTCACATTTTTGCCTCAATGGGCATTCTGGTTAGTTGGTTCTTCTGGTGGTCTTATTTGCTTTTCTGGGCTAGATGGGCTAACTTTCagaactttagtttgtaatccACTTACACAAACGTGGAGGGCTCTACCAACTATGCATTACAACCAGCAAAGACAGCTGATCATGGTTGTTGATCGAAAACAACGGTCATTCAAAGTTATAGCAACAAGTGATATTTACGGTGACAAATCATTACCCACCGAAGTGTATGATTCTAGGCTGAATAGTTGGTTCCTTCACCAGATAATGCCAGCAGTTAATCTTTGCTCCTCGAAGATGGCCTATTGTGATTCCAGATTGTATTTAGAAACCCTTTCTCCACTAGGATTGATGATGTATAAACTGGACACTGGATATTGGGAACACATTCCTGCTAAATTCCCACGATCTCTACTGGATGGGTACTTGGTTGCTGGCACACAGAAGCGTCTGTTTTTAGTTGGACGCATTGGTCTCTATAGTACTCTTCAAAGTATGAGAATTTGGGAATTGGATCATGCAAAAGTTATGTGGGTGGAGATTAGTAGGATGCCACCGAAGTATTTTCGAGCACTGTTGAGATTATCGGCGGAGAGATTTGAGTGCTTTGGACAGGATAACTTAATCTGCTTTACATCTTGGAATCAAGGGAAGGGCTTATTGTATGATGTTGATAAAAAGTCTTGGTCTTGGATAGGTGGATGTGCTCTGCAGTCTTACAACAGCCAGGTTTGCTTTTACGAACCAAGATTTGATGCTTCCATctgttaa